Proteins encoded within one genomic window of Camelina sativa cultivar DH55 chromosome 19, Cs, whole genome shotgun sequence:
- the LOC104765598 gene encoding putative F-box protein At3g17560 — translation MRSEIKTKLIFDLPQDVIQEIFSKVPVTCLRRLRSTCKRLHALLKDRGFIKKYYDTRQYHALMLLNFKVYSMSYNLHGVSMDVVPEGELSLIDPYRNNTNADISQVFHCDGLLLCTTRENRLVVWNPFTGQKRWLQQQNRGRIDDNYILGYDNSYLCHSYKILRVPDIYYQKLETSQNSRRNLDVTPKGDLELKVDGISSNSRRRYLGVTTPRKDLELKLNDFSSNSWKNLDVITPKGCLKSYGVSLKGNAYWVYLSKQRGVNDYSLLSFDFATECFQHLCVPFHQEADCFDTTILSVGKGEHLSLLYQSCETLMVEIWITNKIETTFVSWRKFLKVDIYTQLPMFSCRMSFFIEEEMKVAVCCDRNNKVYIVREDEYKVSSGFNFLEFEGVRCCLTLFGYVPRLV, via the coding sequence ATGAGGtcagaaatcaaaacaaagttaaTCTTCGATCTTCCACAGGATGTGATACAAGAGATATTCTCTAAGGTTCCTGTCACATGTCTACGAAGATTACGATCTACTTGCAAAAGATTGCACGCTTTACTCAAAGATCGAGGAttcatcaaaaaatattatgacaCAAGGCAGTACCATGCTCTTATGCTATTGAATTTTAAGGTTTATTCGATGAGCTACAATCTCCATGGAGTTAGCATGGACGTCGTTCCGGAAGGTGAACTTAGCCTAATCGACCCCTATCGTAATAATACAAACGCAGATATATCTCAAGTCTTTCACTGTGATGGTTTATTGCTATGCACCACCAGAGAAAATAGATTAGTGGTTTGGAATCCGTTTACGGGGCAAAAGAGATGGCTCCAACAGCAAAATCGTGGCAGGATAGACGATAACTATATTCTTGGATACGACAACAGCTATTTGTGCCATagctacaaaatcttgagggTTCCGGATATTTATTACCAAAAATTGGAAACTAGCCAAAATTCACGGAGGAATCTTGATGTCACTCCCAAAGGTGACCTAGAATTGAAGGTCGATGGTATTAGCTCTAATTCAAGGAGGAGATATCTTGGTGTTACTACTCCCCGAAAAGACTTAGAGCTGAAGTTAAATGATTTTAGCTCTAATTCATGGAAGAATCTTGATGTCATCACTCCCAAAGGTTGCTTAAAATCTTATGGCGTGTCATTGAAGGGAAATGCTTATTGGGTGTACTTGTCTAAGCAAAGAGGAGTCAACGACTACTCTCtacttagttttgattttgcaaCAGAGTGTTTCCAACATTTGTGTGTTCCCTTTCATCAAGAAGCAGATTGTTTTGATACCACGATTCTCTCGGTTGGTAAAGGAGAACATCTTTCGTTGTTATATCAGAGCTGCGAGACGCTAATGGTGGAGATATGGATAACCAATAAGATTGAGACCACGTTTGTGTCATGGAGAAAGTTCTTAAAAGTGGATATATATACGCAGCTCCCTATGTTTTCGTGTCGAATGAGTTTCTTCATTGAAGAGGAGATGAAAGTTGCCGTGTGTTGCGACAGAAATAACAAGGTATACATTGTTAGAGAAGATGAATATAAAGTATCTTccggttttaattttttagaatttgaagGCGTAAGATGTTGCCTCACTCTCTTTGGTTACGTTCCAAGATTGGTTTAA
- the LOC104767593 gene encoding putative F-box/kelch-repeat protein At3g17570, with protein MMFSDLPRDLQAEILSRVPARSLQKLKPTCKRWYTLFKDPGFLKKNLGRAERGLLMLMNSSRVCSISINLPGIHNSVDPSFDVTGVLVSKNDPEDVKISDIFQCNGLLLCTTTDRRLVVWNPYTGQTRWIPNRSSNALFHKFVLGYEQDSCSYKVLRYKSYDSLGPLGAEFEIYEFNSDSWCSFYDVSPNCSFESKGVSLKGNTYWIASDTEGPFGTFGLRFDFTTKKFGRFSLPFQSDDAGGVVDSMILSVVREEKLALLYERFEYFTKDPSEMKIWVTNTKIEEAKDLSWSDFLVVDFPKLMVTRMTNARSFLVDEEKKMVVFCDTDSDVQYRTRVYFVGENVYQEVYKETTTGESFCYWPRLVSPDSN; from the coding sequence atgatGTTTTCGGATCTTCCACGGGATTTACAAGCAGAAATACTCTCAAGGGTTCCGGCCAGATCTCTACAAAAATTGAAACCTACTTGCAAGCGGTGGTACACTTTGTTCAAAGATCCTGGATTCCTcaagaagaacttgggtagaGCGGAAAGAGGGTTGCTTATGCTCATGAATTCCTCCAGGGTTTGTTCAATTAGTATCAATCTCCCTGGCATCCACAACAGCGTTGATCCGTCCTTTGACGTAACAGGTGTACTTGTCAGTAAGAATGATCCAGAAGATGTCAAGATATCTGATATCTTTCAGTGCAACGGTTTATTATTGTGCACCACTACTGACAGGAGACTCGTGGTTTGGAACCCTTATACTGGTCAGACCAGGTGGATCCCAAACAGATCCAGCAACGCACTGTTCCATAAGTTTGTTTTAGGATACGAGCAGGATTCTTGCAGTTACAAGGTCTTGAGGTATAAGTCATATGATTCGTTAGGCCCGTTAGGTGCGGAGTTTGAAATCTATGAGTTTAACTCTGATTCATGGTGTAGTTTTTATGACGTCTCTCCTAATTGTTCCTTCGAATCTAAGGGCGTGTCGTTGAAGGGGAATACTTACTGGATTGCTTCAGATACAGAAGGTCCCTTCGGTACATTCGGACTCAGGTTTGatttcacaacaaaaaaatttggacgtttctctcttccttttcagAGTGATGATGCTGGTGGTGTTGTGGATAGTATGATTCTATCAGTTGTTAGGGAAGAGAAGCTTGCTTTGTTATATGAGAGGTTTGAATATTTTACAAAGGATCCTTCGGAGATGAAGATATGGGTGACCAATACTAAAATCGAGGAGGCCAAAGACTTGTCGTGGAGCGATTTCTTGGTAGTGGATTTTCCTAAATTGATGGTAACAAGGATGACAAATGCGAGGAGTTTCTTGGTGgatgaggagaaaaaaatgGTCGTGTTTTGTGATACAGACAGCGATGTTCAATACAGGACAAGAGTTTACTTTGTCGGAGAGAATGTGTACCAAGAAGTTTATAAAGAGACTACTACAGGTGAATCATTTTGCTATTGGCCACGTCTCGTCAGCCCGGATTcgaattga
- the LOC104765599 gene encoding putative F-box/kelch-repeat protein At3g17570 translates to MMFSDLPRDLQAEILSRVPARYLQQLKTTCKRWYTLFKDPGFLKKNLARAERGFLSLINSRVCSISINLPGIHNSVDPSFDVTGVLVSKNDPEDVKISDIFQCNGLLLCTTTDRRLVVWNPYTGQTRWIPNRSSNALFHKFVLGYEQDSCSYKVLRYKSYDSLGPLGAEFEIYEFNSDSWSSFYDVSPMCTLQSKGVSLKGNTYWIASDTEEPFGKFVLRFDFTTKKFGRLSLPFQTDDADGVVETAILSVVREEKLALLYERFDENTEDDLSEMKIWVTNTKIEEAKDLSWSSFLVVDFPKLMVTRMTNVSSFLVDEEKKMVVFCDTDTDVYLARAYIVGENIYQEIYKETTTRESFCYWPRLVSYAPSLVQIQLGQVNPGCKRKR, encoded by the coding sequence atgaTGTTTTCGGATCTTCCACGGGATTTACAAGCAGAGATACTCTCAAGGGTTCCGGCCAGATATCTTCAACAATTGAAAACTACTTGCAAGCGGTGGTACACTTTGTTCAAAGATCCGGGATTCCTCAAGAAGAACTTGGCTAGAGCTGAAAGAGGGTTCCTCTCTCTGATCAATTCCAGGGTTTGTTCAATTAGTATCAATCTACCTGGCATCCACAACAGCGTTGATCCGTCCTTTGACGTAACAGGTGTACTTGTCAGTAAGAATGATCCAGAAGATGTCAAGATATCTGATATCTTTCAGTGCAACGGTTTATTATTGTGCACCACTACTGACAGGAGACTCGTGGTTTGGAACCCTTATACTGGTCAGACCAGGTGGATCCCAAACAGATCCAGCAACGCACTGTTCCATAAGTTTGTTTTAGGGTACGAACAGGATTCTTGCAGTTACAAGGTCTTGAGGTATAAGTCATATGATTCGTTAGGCCCGTTAGGTGCGGAGTTTGAAATCTATGAGTTTAACTCTGATTCATGGAGTAGTTTTTATGACGTCTCTCCTATGTGTACCTTACAATCCAAGGGCGTGTCATTGAAGGGGAATACTTACTGGATTGCTTCAGATACAGAAGAGCCCTTCGGTAAATTCGTACTCAGGTTTGatttcacaacaaaaaaatttggacgtctctctcttccttttcaaACTGATGATGCTGATGGTGTTGTGGAGACTGCGATTCTATCAGTtgttagagaagagaagcttgcgTTGTTATATGAGAGGTTTGATGAGAATACAGAGGATGATCTTTCCGAGATGAAGATATGGGTGACCAATACTAAAATCGAGGAGGCCAAAGACTTGTCGTGGAGCAGTTTCTTGGTAGTGGATTTCCCTAAATTGATGGTAACAAGGATGACAAATGTGAGTAGTTTTTTGGTGgatgaggagaaaaaaatgGTCGTGTTTTGTGATACAGACACTGATGTTTACCTGGCAAGAGCTTACATTGTCGGAGAGAATATATACCAAGAAATCTATAAAGAGACTACTACAAGGGAATCATTTTGCTATTGGCCACGTCTCGTCAGCTATGCTCCAAGTCTGGTTCAAATTCAGCTAGGTCAAGTGAATCCCGgatgcaaaagaaaaaggtaa
- the LOC104765600 gene encoding uncharacterized protein LOC104765600, which produces MASWKKTIATPFKKAATFFNQPQESPKKGSRGGRMDAKAREEHEKRMVQELQGEVMACGYDDVLVMWSILDKSNSSNNLTA; this is translated from the coding sequence atggcatcATGGAAGAAAACAATAGCAACACCATTCAAGAAAGCGGCAACATTCTTCAACCAACCGCAAGAATCACCAAAGAAGGGTTCCCGCGGTGGAAGAATGGATGCGAAAGCGAGGGAAGAACACGAGAAGAGAATGGTTCAAGAGCTTCAAGGAGAAGTCATGGCTTGTGGATATGACGACGTTCTCGTCATGTGGTCTATTCTTGACAAATCTAACTCCTCCAATAACCTCACTGCTTAA
- the LOC104765601 gene encoding chromatin structure-remodeling complex protein BSH, which translates to MKALGSSGWKGPVKFRMPTAENLVPIRLDIQSEGQRYKDAFTWNPSDPDNEVVVFAKRTVKDLKLPSAFITQIAQSIQSQLSDFRAFEGQDMYTGEKIIPIKLDLRVNHTLIKDQFLWDLNNFESDPEEFARTLCKDLGVEDPEVGPAVAFAIREQLYEIAIQSVASARESRLSKKGRRGSDHGSASKASGLSMDLVKLFSFKSSVVRKRKDLDVYEPVVDLLTSEEVDALEAREERHAR; encoded by the exons ATGAAGGCTTTAGGGTCTAGTGGTTGGAAAGGTCCCGTCAAGTTCAGGAT GCCTACTGCTGAAAACTTGGTACCTATTCGTTTAGACATTCAATCTGAAGGTCAGCGTTACAAAGATGCTTTCACTTGGAACCCTTCag ACCCGGATAATGAAGTTGTTGTCTTTGCCAAAAGAACTGTTAAAGACTTGAAACTTCCCTCTGCATTTATCACTCAGATTGCCCAATCTATTCAG TCTCAGCTCTCAGATTTTCGGGCATTTGAAGGACAAGATATGTACACTGGTGAAAAGATCATACCAATCAAG CTTGATCTCCGAGTTAACCATACCCTCATCAAAGATCAATTCTTGTGG GACCTAAACAATTTTGAGAGTGATCCTGAGGAATTTGCAAGAACCTTGTGCAAGGATTTAGGTGTCGAAGATCCTGAAGTTGGA CCTGCTGTTGCCTTTGCAATAAGGGAGCAACTTTACGAG ATTGCAATTCAAAGTGTGGCTTCAGCTAGAGAGAGTAGATTAAGTAAGAAAGGCCGCAGAGGATCTGATCATGGTTCAGCGAG CAAAGCAAGTGGCCTGTCAATGGACTTAGTGAAGTTATTCAGCTTTAAGTCCAGTGTAGTTAG GAAAAGAAAAGACTTGGATGTTTATGAACCAGTGGTGGATTTGCTAACAAGTGAGGAAGTTGATGCGCTTGAAGCCAGAGAAGAAAGACATGCAAGGTAA
- the LOC104765602 gene encoding auxin-responsive protein IAA31-like, whose protein sequence is MEFSNSCSSFSSSSVDSTKPSPSESSVNLSLSLTFPSTSPQREARQDWPPIKSRLRDTLKGRRGDDTSLFVKVYMEGVPIGRKLDLCAFSGYESLLENLYHMFDTLIICGKRDRKHHVLTYEDKDGDWMMVGDIPWDMFLETVRRLKITRPERY, encoded by the exons ATGGAGTTTTCtaactcttgttcttcattttcttcatccTCTGTCGACAGTACTAAACCTTCTCCTTCTGAATCTTCTGTTAATCTCTCCCTTAGCCTCACCTTCCCCTCTACTTCTCCACAAAG AGAAGCAAGACAAGATTGGCCACCGATAAAGTCTAGATTAAGAGATACACTAAAGGGTCGTCGTGGCGATGACACATCTCTCTTTGTTAAGGTTTACATGGAAGGTGTCCCCATTGGGAGAAAACTCGACCTTTGTGCATTCTCAGGCTACGAGAGTCTCTTAGAAAACCTGTATCATATGTTCGATACTTTAATCATCT GCGGTAAACGAGATAGAAAACATCATGTTTTGACATATGAAGATAAAGATGGAGATTGGATGATGGTCGGAGATATTCCATGGGA tatGTTTCTTGAAACCGTGAGAAGACTAAAGATCACGAGACCGGAGAGGTATTAG